One Branchiostoma lanceolatum isolate klBraLanc5 chromosome 18, klBraLanc5.hap2, whole genome shotgun sequence DNA window includes the following coding sequences:
- the LOC136424233 gene encoding testis-expressed protein 264 homolog: MDPDTDIVLVGIVGLIVAVVVGILVYAIHSGLFHKVTVTTGAPPIGKFTGAYKHFRGPYRDSGATFRAVGRICPDKKCFGVWYDDPDLVPPAKLRWITGAIVAEGDEKPDPETVTALQNKGYKIQDFPGVARAVKTSYPFVNTLSIFLAVMRVYSALDGYIKTRGLEAGPFVDVYDRANSVSHFMAPLEHHDMFYVPEVNKP; the protein is encoded by the exons ATGGACCCGGACACGGACATAGTGCTTGTGGGAATAGTGGGGCTTATTGTGGCCGTGGTCGTGGGGATTTTGGTGTACGCCATTCACTCCGGACTCTTTCACAAA GTGACTGTAACTACAGGTGCGCCCCCCATCGGAAAGTTCACGGGAGCATACAAACACTTCCGGGGTCCGTACCGGGACTCTGGCGCGACGTTCCGGGCGGTGGGCCGCATCTGTCCCGACAAGAAATGCTTCGGCGTCTGGTACGACGACCCGGACTTG GTCCCCCCCGCGAAGCTGCGGTGGATCACAGGCGCTATCGTGGCGGAGGGGGACGAGAAACCTGACCCGGAAACCGTCACGGCTCTGCAGAACAAGGGCTACAAGATACAGGA CTTCCCCGGTGTTGCCCGTGCTGTGAAGACGTCCTACCCGTTCGTGAACACCCTGTCCATCTTTCTGGCTGTGATGCGGGTTTACTCAGCACTGGACGGCTACATCAAG ACCCGTGGCCTGGAGGCCGGCCCGTTTGTTGACGTGTACGACCGAGCGAACTCCGTGAGTCACTTCATGGCGCCGCTAGAACATCACGACATGTTCTACGTACCGGAGGTCAACAAGCCGTAG
- the LOC136424378 gene encoding uncharacterized protein codes for MTESTTEEQVTSDSQSEVSIQKIPPIKDLRLGKRLAYLLRYGAEKEGLQVKEGGFVDINDLMTVPLLRHHQKQEVLREVRESKSYRGNRRFEERPEKDRTLVRALYGRRFERNPYHDGTKVPRLLEACMEFVCNNIKKFDLEAFQDDFIINCMLHKLRRKRRLTNAVLRSLLSRSMDNLDLHDMYFTAATARILVQKCPALRKLSLRDAGYVVNDQVVTMLVKNLPNLISLNLYGCKQVTQRSLQVINKHIPLLQHLNVGVIPLPQDSLVDFVEKSSELLHLDVTENNLLTEEGAELLAAICLSRNITFVSHFKF; via the exons ATGACTGAAAGCACAACGGAAGAGCAGGTGACTTCAGACAGCCAATCAGAAGTCAGCATCCAGAAGATTCCACCAATCAAAGACCTCCGTCTGGGAAAGAGGCTGGCATACCTGTTAAGGTACGGGGCAGAGAAGGAAGGACTGCAGGTGAAGGAAGGGG GGTTTGTGGACATCAATGACTTGATGACCGTCCCACTCCTGAGACATCACCAGAAACAGGAGGTCCTGAGGGAGGTGAGAGAGTCTAAGAGCTACAGGGGGAACAGACGGTTTGAAGAGAGACCAGAAAAGGACAGGACGTTAGTCAGGGCTCTGTATGGGAGGAGGTTTGAACGG AATCCCTACCACGATGGCACCAAAGTTCCCCGGCTGTTGGAAGCATGTATGGAGTTTGTGTGTAACAACATCAAAAAGTTCGACTTGGAGGCCTTCCAGGATGACTTCATCATCAA CTGCATGTTACACAAGTTGCGCAGAAAACGTCGGCTGACGAACGCGGTCCTTCGCAGCCTGCTGAGCCGCTCCATGGATAACCTTGACCTCCATGACATGTACTTCACGGCTGCCACTGCCAGGATCCTCGTGCAGAAATGCCCTGCACTCCGCAAACTCAGCCTGAGGGATGCTGGGTATGTAGTGAACGATCAGGTGGTCACCATGCTGGTTAAG AACCTGCCCAACCTGATCAGTCTGAACCTGTACGGCTGTAAACAGGTCACACAAAGGTCACTCCAGgtcataaacaaacacatcCCCCTCCTCCAGCACCTGAACGTTGGTGTGATACCACTACCTCAGGACAGCCTGGTAGATTTTGTGGAAAAGTCCAGCGAACTTTTACACTTGGACGTTACAGAAAACAATTTGCTAACAGAGGAGGGAGCAGAACTGTTAGCCGCAATTTGTCTTAGTAGGAATATAACGTTCGTTTCACACTTCAAGTTTTGA